The Xanthomonas rydalmerensis genomic interval CGCGCGCCGCCGCGGGAGCAAGTCGGCAAAACCGCGACGGACAGGCGATAATCCCGGGTTCGTTCCCCTGGCACCCCGCGCCCATGCTCGATCCCGCTCTGCTTCGCCAACAGCCCGCCGACCTCGCCGAGCGCCTGCGCACCAGCCGCGGCTATGCGCTGGACGTGGCCGTCCTGGAGGCCCTGGAGGCCGACCGCAAGCGCATCCAGGTGCGGACCCAGGAGCTGCAGAGCCTGCGCAACAGCCGTTCCAAGGCGATCGGACAGGCCAAGGCCAAGGGCGAGGACGTGAGCGCGCTGATGGCCGAAGTGGCCGGTTTCGGCGACGAGCTGAAGGCCTCCGAGCAGCGCCTGGACGAGATCCGTGCGCAACTGGAGACGCTGGCGCTGGAGATTCCCAACCTGCCGCAGGCCGACGTACCCGCCGGCAAGGACGAGGCCGACAACGTCGAACTGCAGCGCTGGGGCACGCCGCGCAGCTTCGATTTCGAGGTCAAGGACCATGTCGAACTCGGCGCGCGCCATGGCTGGCTGGACGGCGAGTCGGCGGCCAAGCTGTCGGGCGCGCGCTTCACCGTGCTGCGTGGGCCGATCGCGCGCCTGCACCGCGCCCTGGCGCAGTTCATGCTGGACCTGCACACCGGCCCGCACGCCTATCAGGAAACCAACGTGCCGGTGATCGTCAACGCCGACAGCCTGTACGGTACCGGCCAGTTGCCGAAGTTCGAGGAAGACATGTTCGCCACCGCGCTGGGCGAACAGAAGCGCTACCTGATCTCCACCTCGGAGATCTCGCTGACCAACCTGGTGCGCGACGAGATCGTCGAGGCCGAGCGCCTGCCGCTGCGCATGACCGCGCACTCGCTGTGCTTCCGCTCCGAGGCCGGCAGCGGCGGCCGCGACACCCGCGGCATGATCCGCCAGCACCAGTTCGAGAAGGTGGAACTGGTCAGCGTGTGCCGCCCGGAGGACAGCGCCGCCGAACACGAGCGCATGACCCGCTGCGCCGAAGTGGTGCTGGAGACGCTCGGCCTGCCGTACCGCAAGATGCTGCTGTGCACCGGCGACATGGGCTTCTCCGCCAGCAAGACCTACGACCTGGAAGTCTGGCTGCCGTCGCAGCAGACCTATCGCGAGATTTCTTCCTGCTCCAACTGCGGCGACTTCCAGGCGCGTCGCATGCAGGCGCGCTGGCGCAACCCGGCGACCGGCAAGCCCGAACTGCTGCACACGCTCAACGGCTCGGGCACCGCGGTCGGCCGCGCCATGATCGCGGTGATGGAGAACTATCAGAACGCCGACGGCTCGATCACCGTGCCCGACGCGCTGCGCCCGTACATGGGTGGGGCCGAGCGGATCGGTTGATCGACCGGGCCCGGGGCATCCACCTCGGGCGCGCCTCGCGTCGCCGTTGCTGCGGCGACGCCCTCCTGTCCGTCACTGTGCTCACGCAAATTGTCCTGATGCGGGCAATGCCCCGCCTTGCGCCACAAGTGGGTCTTCGACCCGGACGGGGCAGGGCGTTTGCATGCATTGCCCACTGCCGCACCCGCCGCAAACGGCGTTCCGCGTGCGCCGAACTCCCGTCCCCGTCACTTCGCGCTAGCCCGGCCGGGGTTACCCTGCGTGCGTTCACATCCGTGCCTGAGCCACCGCGCGAGCGCGACCGGCGTCCCTGCAGCGCGAATCGTTGTAGGAGTAGAATGAACCGGATCCGATTGTCCCCATCGTTCTAAATATCGAAAGAACATGCACGACCTCAACGATCTGTACTACTTCGCCATGGTGGTCGACCACGGCGGCTTCGCCGCCGCCGAGCGCGCCCTGGGCATCCCCAAGTCGCGCCTGAGCCGCCGCATCAGCCAGTTGGAGAGCGACCTGGGCGTGCGCCTGCTGCAACGCTCCACGCGCCGCTTCGCCGTCACCGACCTGGGCATGAGCGTGCACCGCCACGCCCAGACCATGCTGGCCGAGGCGCAGGCCGCGCGCGAAGTGGTCGACCGGCTCAGCGCCGAGCCGCGCGGACTGGTGCGGGTCAGCGTGCCGGTGTCGCTGGCGCAGATGCAGCTGCCCAAGTTGCTGCCGATGTTCCTGGACCAGTACCCCAAGGTGCGGCTGCAGTTGAACATCAGCAACCGCCGCGTCGACATCATCAACGAAGGCTACGACGTCGCCCTGCGCGTGCGCTCGCGCCTGGACGACGACGGCAGCCTGGTGATGCGCAGCTTCGGCCAGGTGCAGGAACTGCTGGTCGCCAGCCCCAAGTACCTTGACCGCGCCGGCCGCCCCAAGGACCCCGAGGAACTGGCCTCGCACGTCACCCTCAGCATCAGCGAGGACGAAGCCCGGCAGCGCTGGGAACTGCATGGCCCGGCCGGCGAAGTGCGCCGCGTCGACCTGCAGCCGCGCGTGGCCGGCTTCGACTTCCCGCTGCTGCAGTCCATGGTCAAGGATGGCTTCGGCATCACCCTGTTGCCTGAGACCGTCTGCGCCGAAGCTGTGCGCAACGGCGAACTGGAAGTGGTGCTGCCGGAATGGTCGCTGCCGCAGGGCATCTGCCACGCCGTGTTCGCCTCGCGCCGCGGCCTGCTGCCGGCGGTGCGCGTGTTCATCGACTTCCTCGCCGAACACCTGCCGCGCCAGATCGAGGCCTCGCGCCTGGACTGCGGCGGCGACTGCCCCGAACGCACCAAGGCCCGGCACTCGACCCTGGGCGCCATGGCGGTCGAGGCGGGTTGATCAAGACGCCGGCCGAGTACGTCGGTCGAGCAAAACCGCCGCGGGCGTGCGAAAATGCGCGCCCGTGCCGGTGGTTCTGGGTTCGGGTGCATCGGGTGTCGTCAGCGGCACCGATCGCTTCAGGCGGGGCAGGCACTACAACGTCGCGCTGCTGCGGCGTTGGGCTTCAAGCGGCTGCGACGTTCTTCCGCAGCACCGCCGCGTTCGCAAACGGAGAGATGGCCGAGCGGTTTAAGGCACCGGTCTTGAAAACCGGCGAAGGGTCAAACCTTCCGTGGGTTCGAATCCCACTCTCTCCGCCACGCTGGCGGGCAAGGCGTGATGGCATATGTGGAGCCCGAGGGCGGGCCGCCTGCGTTGATCTAGCGGGGCGGGACCTCTGTAGCGTTTACGTCCTGGAGGCATCAATAAAGTCACGGCGTGGCCGGCACCGATTGCGCGCGATACTGGCTGGGCGACGCATCGAAGCTGCGCTTGAATGCAACCGTGAACGCGCTTTCAGACGAATAACCGACGGAAATGCCGATCGCGCCGACGGACAGCGTGGAGGTCAGCAGGCGATGAGACGCCAGGGCCATGCGCCACCGGGTCAGATAATCCATCGGCGTCTCGCCGGTGACGCGCTCGAAATGGGCGGCGAAGCTGGAGCGCGACATGCGTGCGGCAGCAGCCAATTCTGCGACCGTCCACCGATGGCTGACGTTTGCGTGCATGGCCGTCAGGGCACGATTGAGCGCGGGCACGCCGAGCGCGGCCAGCCACCCCACCTGCTGCTGGCCTGTCTCCAGATGTGCGCGCAAGGCCTCGATCAAGAGCGCCTGCGCAAGGTGTCCAGCAAGCAGATCGCTGCCTGGCCGAGGTTCGCGCAGTTCGACGATGAGGCGTCGTACGCTGGCTTGAAGCGCCGCCTTGTGGTCTTGGGACCGAATGTGGACCACCGGCGGTACGGCTGAAAGGATGGCCGCAGCATGTTGGCCACGCAACGAAAAGAAACCTCCGATGCCTCGACACACCCCACCGCCGTTGATTTCAGCAACGTGGCCCGGCGGCACCTGTGTCAGGAATGCGATGGCGTCTTGCCACGTCACGGGGGTGCCGGCATACAGCTGCATGGCGGCTCCTCCTTCCACAAGAATCACATCCCCCGGTTCCAGGGCAATCGAAGAGCCGGCGTCCTGCATCGCGAGCCTGCATTCCCCCGAATCGATGGCAAAACAGCGGATACCCTCGGCTGGTGGAAAACGCAGTCCCCAATCGCTTCCTGCGTCCAATCCGCGAAATCCATACGAGTTGAGCTGCACGAGGCCGAGGATGTCGGAAAGCGGGTCGGTCATGTCTGGACGATAGCGACAGATGTTTCGACGATCTAGCATGGGCTCGGCTGCGCGGCAACGGTAGTGTTGCACCTGAAGGACGTGGCAGACACGCCGCGGCTTGAAGTCCGGCCGATGGCCGCATTTGTCTCCCCGGGAAGCAGCATGATGAATTCGACGTATCGGTCGCAGGCAGGCGCGACAGCGAAATCCAGGCGGTCGAGCTACGCATGGGGAGTGCTCGCTGTGTTGAGCGGCGCGGTAGCCCTGGTGTCTTATCGCTATCTGTTCGACCGAGGTCCCGTGCCGCCTGGGGTCGCAGCCAACCGGCACGTGCATCCGTGGTTGATCGTGCACGCGACCAGCGCCGCGACGGCGCTGCTCTGTGGGCCCTTCCAGTTCGTTCGCCGTCTTCGTCTGCGTCACCCAGGGTGGCATCGGGCGACCGGACGCGTTTATGTCGCGGGCTGCATGGTCGGAGGCATCTCCGCCCTGTTTCTCGCCGCCGGGATATCCACCGGGCCTGTCGCTGGCGCGGGGTTTGGTGCGCTTGGCATCGCTTGGATGGCGACAACGGCCATCGCGTTACGCAAGGTCCTGACAGGTCGTCTGGCTGAGCATCGGCAATGGATGATGCGCTCTTTCGCCTTGACCCTGTCTGCGGTGACGCTGCGTCTTTACCTGCCTTTCTCGACGTTTATCTTGGGCATCGAATTTGTCTTGGCCTATCGGGCGATTGCCTGGTTATGCTGGCTACCGAATCTTCTGGTGGCCGAGTGGCTGATTAAAGCTCCCCGGCCGGTCCTCGGGCGAGACGACGTCAGTTCCGATTTCAAGCGCTCAACATAGGCATCTGATGCGAGAGGGATCGGTCAATCGGCGTCGCGCAAGCCAATGGTACGTTTCCCCCTTGACGCATTGACGGGCGCGGGTCATGACGTAGTCAGAAGGCGGCGCGGCGGAA includes:
- a CDS encoding DUF2306 domain-containing protein: MAAFVSPGSSMMNSTYRSQAGATAKSRRSSYAWGVLAVLSGAVALVSYRYLFDRGPVPPGVAANRHVHPWLIVHATSAATALLCGPFQFVRRLRLRHPGWHRATGRVYVAGCMVGGISALFLAAGISTGPVAGAGFGALGIAWMATTAIALRKVLTGRLAEHRQWMMRSFALTLSAVTLRLYLPFSTFILGIEFVLAYRAIAWLCWLPNLLVAEWLIKAPRPVLGRDDVSSDFKRST
- the serS gene encoding serine--tRNA ligase, with protein sequence MLDPALLRQQPADLAERLRTSRGYALDVAVLEALEADRKRIQVRTQELQSLRNSRSKAIGQAKAKGEDVSALMAEVAGFGDELKASEQRLDEIRAQLETLALEIPNLPQADVPAGKDEADNVELQRWGTPRSFDFEVKDHVELGARHGWLDGESAAKLSGARFTVLRGPIARLHRALAQFMLDLHTGPHAYQETNVPVIVNADSLYGTGQLPKFEEDMFATALGEQKRYLISTSEISLTNLVRDEIVEAERLPLRMTAHSLCFRSEAGSGGRDTRGMIRQHQFEKVELVSVCRPEDSAAEHERMTRCAEVVLETLGLPYRKMLLCTGDMGFSASKTYDLEVWLPSQQTYREISSCSNCGDFQARRMQARWRNPATGKPELLHTLNGSGTAVGRAMIAVMENYQNADGSITVPDALRPYMGGAERIG
- a CDS encoding LysR family transcriptional regulator, giving the protein MHDLNDLYYFAMVVDHGGFAAAERALGIPKSRLSRRISQLESDLGVRLLQRSTRRFAVTDLGMSVHRHAQTMLAEAQAAREVVDRLSAEPRGLVRVSVPVSLAQMQLPKLLPMFLDQYPKVRLQLNISNRRVDIINEGYDVALRVRSRLDDDGSLVMRSFGQVQELLVASPKYLDRAGRPKDPEELASHVTLSISEDEARQRWELHGPAGEVRRVDLQPRVAGFDFPLLQSMVKDGFGITLLPETVCAEAVRNGELEVVLPEWSLPQGICHAVFASRRGLLPAVRVFIDFLAEHLPRQIEASRLDCGGDCPERTKARHSTLGAMAVEAG
- a CDS encoding AraC family transcriptional regulator, with amino-acid sequence MTDPLSDILGLVQLNSYGFRGLDAGSDWGLRFPPAEGIRCFAIDSGECRLAMQDAGSSIALEPGDVILVEGGAAMQLYAGTPVTWQDAIAFLTQVPPGHVAEINGGGVCRGIGGFFSLRGQHAAAILSAVPPVVHIRSQDHKAALQASVRRLIVELREPRPGSDLLAGHLAQALLIEALRAHLETGQQQVGWLAALGVPALNRALTAMHANVSHRWTVAELAAAARMSRSSFAAHFERVTGETPMDYLTRWRMALASHRLLTSTLSVGAIGISVGYSSESAFTVAFKRSFDASPSQYRAQSVPATP